A region of the Brachyhypopomus gauderio isolate BG-103 chromosome 11, BGAUD_0.2, whole genome shotgun sequence genome:
TCTAAATCAAAGAataaagtgctcattttcatttagcacatgcgaGCAGCAGGCACAACTGAGAAATTTTTCCAAACCAACATGtcttgtgccgaattccgagtcccctcgtttgcacacgcataaagacgctacagatgatattcgggagttacagtgattataacttagttcattgagcactctagttttgtcctaactagatatttagacataatactgctgtaatactgcaaagtcgtggtcagaggtgaactttggtatagccagtgtgtattttatttaaaataattaacaccattgagccagtgtgtctttggacataggtAATGccatgccgtttgctgtgatggataattaaagtctagctcttatttatgcatagaaaaaTAAATTgacaatatcatctgtagcgtctttatgcagataaacgaggggagtcggaattcgacagaacaccggctgaaagccaacactgtcgcacgtgaaatgctacaggcactgttcagaaactgatcagttcagttatgttcagttaaatgtattcagttcagtagatttatgcggcttttagcccggtgcggcattttccatttttttttttaactttgtaggtgcggcttatattgaggtgtgcTGTATAGTCGAGAAAATACGGTACTTCCCgacaacagacacggctcctttctttggcaaaagttcctttggggcatcatcttttacttcaatgtttgggagaatttgtggttcagaacgtccctcgtttacagcaagctagatttgcgctCTGTTACATGTATGGGGCGCAGCAATAAACAGCAtcccttgagaaacaattaacgacCGTGCTGCATTCCAGACACGTGAAGGTTATTTAAACTGGTGTGGCCGgtttatgaaaaattcttatgataacaaaaataaacaccggttttcggtgcaaaccggtataccgcccagcactacttACAGGAAACTGGACAGAAAGACGCACCTCCCAATGACGTCtgagatgttttgtgattggccagatgcgaGTTTGATTAGCTCTCAGTTTGTTTGCTCGTCCTAATTACCCCAAATGCTTGTGTTGTGTGACAAGACCTCATGTAAGTAAGTCTGCCTGTCTCAAACCACTACAGGTAGGAGTGACTTGCGGAGGTGAAGTAAGACGGAAATATCCCATAGATCCCTTGGcaagatttaaagattggaactgtgtcagaatctcagagATTGAGGTGCGCAAAACGAAACCCaaaaaccattcaaaaccagaaCCAAACTATCAGAAACCTAAAACCAAACCAGAAACCAGTTTTGTCTGTTCCAGACTTGCGGAGGTGAAGTAAGACGGAAATATCCCATAGATCCCTTGGCAAGACACGCGGTGTGTTCTCAAGCACCAGTGCAAGCTCTCTGTGAGGGTGAGCAAGCGAGGTGGGAACCGCCAAGAagggtctgtgtctgtctgtctccagtTCCTGGCATGGGAGAAGCCATGCCTCTGGCTCCAGTTCCTAGCATAGCGTGGGAGATGACACAACGCTGGAGTTTACCACCACACCTGTCCCCAGCAAGGAGTTCACCACCACAAACCCACTAAAGAATTTTTTGGGTGGGAGGGAGGGTAGTGTACACCCATGCCAGGTCGTCGATGTCCATCAGATCTTCCCCAGTGCTAATGCCTCATTTCTCTCGTGTTCCAGAGGCCTTCTCCAGAGGTCTTCAGAGGTCTTCAGAGGTCTCCAGAGGCCTTCTCCAGAGGTCTCCAGAGGTCTTCAGAGGTCTTCAGAGGTCTTCAGAGGCCACCCGGTCTGCATAATGGTTTTGTCTGTTCCAGTTCTGCATCCCCCATGTCTCTGTTTCTTTCCCCTGTTCCCAGTTACGTCTTAGTTCCTGTTACAGTGTTAGTGCCTTTGTCCACCCCTGCacctgttcctgttcctgtctcTGGTATTCTGGTTCCTGTGCTCTTTCACACATTTGTCCCCAAGTTAGTAACACAAATTGCTCCACTTGTCTGTAATAATGCAAATATTGTGATGGGTCTTTTCTTTGTTCTCTTGATCCCACATCTTCACATTCTCCCATATTCAACTCCTATCTGCCCTTCGGTTTAGGCCCCTTGCTTTTAGTCCTATGCCTGTTTCTCCAGCATCTAGTTGTCTACCTGTTCCTCTGTCTTTGTTTTCAGCCATGTGTCTTTTGTGTCTCCTGCTCCATGTTCTGTTCCCATGTGTCCTCCTGTCTCTTGTCCCACCAACTTCTGTTCCTGCTCCTGTTCCCAGTGCTGTTTCTGCCCTTATTCCCGGTTCTGATACTCATGCTCCATTTTCagctctggttctggttctgctcATCCTGTTTCCTGTCCTAGTTCATTTTCTCCTGTTTCTATTCCAGTCCATAACACTAGACTAGTCTAGTCTAGGCTAGTCTTGTTCGGGCTAGACTTATTCGGTCCTGTCTGTATTCAGTAGTTTCTGGTTTGGTTTTAGGTTTCTGATAGTTTGGTCCTGGTTTTGTATGGTTTTTGGGTTTTGTTTTGCGCACCTCAATctctgagattctgacacagttccaatctttaaatctagaattaagactcacctgtttaatcaaaccttcagttaatattctacgtgtgaaggtgtggagctcagGGGCCCCCAGTCATCgggtcttctggtaatctgagatgttaaTGCTGTTGTGACATTGATTTGGGTGTAAAGCAAcatctcagtgagccctcatgactgtggtcacttccaggcccctccctttagttatgctgctatagataaacctgctggagccacacgctgatcactggcacgtgtgcTATATATGTGGATGTTTCATTTGATGTTTACATATTTAATCTGTATTTTGTATGTTGGTTACATTCCATAGAAAATAGTCtgacttgccagtggatgtgctaatgtgtgtggatgtgtgtgccacgccttttttttggggggggggggggggcaacatctcctttgttttgcttttccttgtgttttctgtttccaCAGCTTGCCATATGTTACTCTGCCTCTCATGATTGTGATCACCTGATTGTAATCATATCTCTTCCATATTTATACTTTGTCTCTTGCTTTGTTCTTAGCTGGTCATTGTATGTAGGCCCATGTCACTGAGTCTCAGTGTTTCCAGATCCTCTGTCTTCCTGGTTTGTAATGTTTGCATATCGGTTTGTTTGAGTCCTGTCTGTGTTGCTTCTGTTTGTTTCCAGGTTCTCTTGTGTATCTTGTGTTTGCACTAGTCATGTCACTCTGTATTGGATACATGTCTCTTTCAGCCTGCTCACCTAATATGACCTTGGACTGTTCTAACAACCATACCTGTTCATTCTGAGCTGGTGTAGTATGTGTACCATACATGAAATGTCAACCAagtgaggggggtgggggtggggagtgtgggtggggtggggtggggggggtcaaCCTTCTGTTGTACCTAAGCTCAGAAATGCCACATTTCATGATATCAGAAGTCAGTGAAAGCAACTTGACTTGAAGACTGTAATTACCATGCTCTCCAAGGTGACTGACCTCAGGCAGATCCGACCTGCATTACTGAGAAGAACTGTGATATTTGGTACATGAATGGACTAAGATTGTTATTGGCCtggtcatggcctggtggttagggaactggtcttgtgaccagagggtcgtgggttcgattcctgacctgaggccatgactgaggtgcccctgagcaaggcccttaaccctcaattgctcacttgtataaaaatgagataaaaatgtaagtcactctggataagggcgtctgccaaatgccataaatgtaaatatagccCACTTTGAGTATACAGTAGTGTTGCCACAAACTGGGGGTATGAGAGTATGGAGCTACATTGCAATCCCAGGATGCCATGTGTCCCCTGACAAACTGAAATTAGTTTAACTTTTACAATAATGTTTGTTTCAATTGCTTTGTGTATGTGAATGATTTTAATTAGCTGATCAGTATGTTGGTgtctttgtaaatgtgtgtttgatgcCTTTCCATAATTCCCTCCATTAAGTGGTATTTCCAGTGATTGCTGGTGCctttttttaattaataaagTATGTCCAACTGAAGATATTCTGGGTATACTGCAATACGTTCATTCTATACATAAGTATTCTTATGTTCTTATATTCTATTCTATAAGTATagaatacatacatatacatgctGAAAGTGCTGCCCCCGTGTGGTGACAAGTATACTACAAGGATTCGTGACTGAGCGTTTGAATATGCTACACGAATAACATATtcgaaaaataaaaaaaaatatgaaatctaCAGCAGTTAAATTATGTTTACGACTTTTTCTGTGAAGATCATGGATTGTCTCACTCTTGTAAGTTGGTCAAAATTTTGCAATTCAGTTAATTAAGTTGAATAGCTTTAAAAGTTTAATAAAATAAACTATTAAATTGTCGGTCATTTTTGGTGCAACGATTGAATAACAAATGCACACAGGTTAGCTAAGGTTGAAAAGTGGTTGCATGGTTGACACTCGCTCGCCGACCGCGTGCACACTGAGGCGCACGCGCGTGCCAAATGATAGCGTCTTTAATCTGACGCGCTCCTACATAAACCTCATTCATGGTACAGAAAGGAAGGAAGCTTTCTTGCTACTTAGCACTTTCTCGCCCACTGTTACGGTTACACTACAGAATACTGGATAAATACCGAGACAACGGGGGATCATTTTGGTAAGCGTTTCTGAAACACCCATTTATATGGACAACCAAACAGAGCAATGTATCAAATATAGTATTTACTCTTAATATGGCAAGTTTCCCTTTTAACCTTTGCTGAATTATATTGCGGTAGACACAGTGGGACTGAAGTCTGCAAAACGTTGTATAGTCAAGTTTTACTTGTAACGCTAAATTCCTCGGAAATTGCGAGGCAGTCCGACTTGTAAACAATTCCTTTCTGGTGAAGAGTTAGTAGGATATATCCTTGCGAAGGATTTATTACCGTGCATGGCATGCACACTGTTTAGAAAATGGAAATGAACCTTATCAGCCTAATAAGCACGACAAGACCAGAATAAAAGCTCATCACGTCTTCTACCTTTCTTCAtcagtcattctgtgcagtttcCGGAGAAGTTCTGATGGTAGCCTATTGTATGAATTGATATTAATAATCCCTTTTACCTAACGTAAGAGCAGTAagacatttacggcatttaagacattttgTGTGAGCTGGTAGTCATCTTTAAATTGCTCATTTGCTAGGCAGTCATCGGTTTATCATTTGTGGTGGATGCTGTGTGAAGATATAGAACATGATAAGTGTAAAGAAGAACCAAGATTAACGTGCAGATATAAGACTACTCTTTTTTTTCTGACGTGGCCATGTTGTATTTAGTTTCTGCTCGTGTGAATGTTCTCTTTTTTTCTTAAAGAAACCAAGACATGGACCAGCCGAACAAAACCATGCATAACTGTTCCTCCATTGATGACTTCCGCAACCAAATTTATTCCACCGCCTACTCCATCATCACGGTTTTTGGTCTGGTGGGCAACGGTTTCGCCCTGTTGGTGCTGATCCGAACATACCGCCAGTCCTCGGCCTTCCACATTTACATGATCAACCTGGCAGTAGCGGACTTGCTGTGTGTCAGCACGTTGCCCCTGCGTGTGATCTACTACGTCAGAAAGGGCCAGTGGGACCTGGGTGACTTCCTGTGCCGGATCAGCTCCTACGCGCTCTACGTCAACCTCTACTGCAGCATCTTCTTCATGATGGCCATGAGCTTCACGCGCTTCCTGGCCATCGTGTTCCCCGTCCAGAACCTGCGCATGGCCACGGAGAGGCGAGCCTGCATCATCTGTGTCTTCATCTGGGTGTTCATCTGTGCCAGCAGCTCACCGTTCCTGCGCTCAGGGCAGCACATGGACAAGAACACGCAGAAGATGAAGTGCTTCGAGCCGCCGGAGGAGACGGGCAGCATCCAGAAGCTGCTGTTGCTCAACTACGTCTCGCTGGTGGTGGGCTTCGGCCTGCCCTTCCTGGTCATCCTGGTGTGTTACGCTGGCATCGTGTGGACACTGCTGCGCAACAGGAACGTCCTGAAGAGGCAACGTAACACCCGCACCCGCGCCATCCGCATGATCGTGGTGGTCATGCTGGCCTTCCTGGTCAGCTTCATGCCCTACCACGTGCAACGAACCATACACCTGCACTTGAAGCAGAGGGGTGCCTCGTGCGAGGACATGAACTCCATGCAGAAGTCAGTGGTGGTCACCTTGTGTCTGGCTGCCGCCAACTCCTGCTTCGACCCCATACTCTACTTCTTCTCCGGCGAGAACTTCCGCAACCGGCTTTCAACCTTCCGGAAGACGTCGGTGAGCCTGGACAACGCTCAGATGTCCTCACGCCCACGCAGACTGATGCCAGACTTCAAGGAGAAAGAGGAATGTGAGCTACAGAACTGTAGTGAAGGAGCGAAAGAGCAGATAAAGATCAAAAGGTCACATTAGGGCATTAGGGTAAATGGTAGTGGGTCGCAACAGACACTCAGAACAAATTTGGAAAGGAAAGGGAAATGCATCTGCAGTGCTAGAGAAGAAGCTTATGTAGATGAATAGATTAATAGGCGTGAAAGCGTGATATGAACATTCAGAAACGGAAATGTTACATAAGGGTTAGCAGATCACCAAATTACTTTTGCTAAGCAcagcactatatatatatatatatatatatatatatatatatatatatatatatatatatatatatatatatatatagtaatacAAGAGGTCTTTCGTAATACAAGAGGTCTTTGCTTTTTTATGCCAGTTGTCTGTTTTCAGGAGCGTATttgaagctttttttttttttttttttaccactgacatgtattataattatataaaaatgttttatataaGTTTCATATAAGTGCTAATGTACATAGTGTATATTTTGGATATTGTTTCTTTGAAGTATCGTGTAAACAATTAGAAAGAGAAGATGtattaattaattcattaataattttattatgtGAAAATAAAAAGTTAGGTTAATTCTACAGGGTTGTTTTTAGTCCAGGCCTTTATCTGCCCCTCAATTCTGGTGGTACTGTTGCGCCATCTAGCGACCAGTCATTGTAACTACAGAAAACAAACGGGTTCTGGTAATGATTATTCTGCTCTTTGCTGTAGTTTCTAACGTAACTATTACTGACCCAGTCCTAAAGCTGGAATCAAGTAATGTTTATAGGGCACTTATACAAAtcattaaatacatttatttcgTATGACTAAGAATAACTTTAAACAGTAGCTGAATTCCTAAAATTAAAAATTAACCACATATTCTTTGGTATGTTATAATAAATGTCTTGTAGTGCATCAAACTGTTAATCGGTGAACAGCATGAGAAATAAATGGACCACACGTCCTATCGAACTTCCTTGGCCGTGATGGCCAGTCCTCCGGGGTGTGGGGGCACTGCGCATGTTCCTACAGCCGGGTGGACATGTAGCGCAGTCGGGTCCGATTCACTTCACATGTCGCCTGTTTCACCACTGGAGGTTGCGGAATGAACCCAAAGGATAACCGGGCGGAATAAAGAGAGAGGCGGACCGAACCGGGCTGTGGTTCCCTGCGTGTGATCACATGCGAGGTGCGTTGTGGCCGTCGTCTCCGCGCCGGCTGTGTTGCGGTAGGATATGATTATTTCACAGTCATGTAAACGGACCTGGTTCGGATCTGCTGGGATCTATTGGGATCTGCTGCGTTTCTACACTCCCTCCATATAGTCACTGATTTAGCCGACGCCCTGCTCGTCATTAACGGGCCTTTTCCTTATGATTTTCTTAACTTTCGCTTCTACTCGACacgcataaataaataaatatgtctGTGTATGTAAGATCCGCGTGTCGATTCATGAGACGGGTTCTGGTTAACTTacaggacagagaggacacctgtGTGTATACGACTATACGGTTAAAACGTTAAACCGGTCCGCTTGAGCGTGGACGCAGCTGAACGGCACCAGGCTGCTGTGACCCAGAACTGAAGGAGTACGTGGCACCGTGTATAGTATGAGGCAGTCTTTGATATTTGGTGTATAAACCGTTGGTATCTAGCTTTGCCACGTACGCACTCGTAATGTGAGCTCTAGAGAGATGTTCACATGTTTCACCGTACAAAAACTTATCAAGTCTGCTTGAGGTACGTTTACTCTGCACCACATGTTCTGATCTGTGTGGTGCTTGTGTATACAGTATAATTAGCTTTATTGTGCCTGCTTTAAAAATATACGGATTATCCCAGGACAGTTATATACACGCCACTCTTGTCTATGTAATGGTTAAGAAAACGTTCCTGAGACATAAATGAAGGTTATCATagtccaacactgccacccagTCTGCTGAGCTGAGACTGTTATTGTCAGGTCTCCAAGGTAAGGCTGCTACCGTGTTGTGGATCAGCCCTCCGTGTGTAATAACTAGGCTGTTCACAGGTTTAATAAAAGGCTGAAGTGCCGTTAAAGGCCCAACACACGTGCCAAACACTGGAAGAAATTTGGGGGCAGCTAAGAAATAATTCTATTCTGTCTTAGACTTGTCTTGTAAGATAATACTTTGGTTCTGGGTGTGATGAAGGTTTTATCACAGATGAGAGGAAAGGGAGTGGTCACAGGAAATCGAGATTCCCTCTTTCAGCATCTTTTGTCTGGGAAGGGTTCAGTTTCCTCTGTGCCCCACACCCTGTGTCACCCTTTCAAACGTTGGCCCAACGCAGGACACCCCAAGGGCCTTTCGCACTCCGTGTCTCATTCAGATCTGTTGGCCTCGTTCTTTTCTGTGGCTTCTCTGTGCCGTGGATGTGTGGCAACGCAGTGTTTCTCAGGAAAGGTAACCCAGGACTCCTGTTGGTAGAGCATGACTCTAGAGACCGCCGGCGCACGGACCCGGAAGGATCGGAGGGGACAGAACCGTCAGGACCAGGTGACCAGGGTCTGAGATGCAGGGTGGGTTTATGCGGGACAGGCGACGAGGTTTAGGGAGGtctggaggggtggggggggttttgTGCGGGACTGGCGAACAGGactggagggtgggggggttgggggtggtggtggtggacgcCCCATGCGGGAGCAGCTGTTGAATGGAGGGGAGAGGAAGGAACCAGCAGCCACCCATCTCAAAGAGTCATTGTGCGGCACAGGGGCCCTGGGCCAACGGGTGCCTGGCACTGATGGGACTCTTCACCCTCAATCCCACAGCAGGATCTCCACTTATCATCccctacgagagagagagagagagagagagagagagagatgtttgctGTATGCTGCGATCATCCTGACCAATGTCAAGTGTTTCTGATCTGTTTCTGCTTTGATGAATGATTCAACAAATGTAAACAATTTTGTTTAATAatcaaaataacaaaataattcACGTCAGTCTTCTCAATATTTCACAAGGTATACTGCAATTACAATATGTAGCACTTTATTTATAATACAATATTTTGTTCATACCCTGTAAGGGTTTTGAAAAACACATTTACCTCACTGTTAATTAGGCTATAACCAATAAAGCTAAATAgaatttatttaaatgaaaatgcaaaACGTTGCCTTTGATATATGATATGGAAAATGGTATTGATAGTATGGAATTGACATGTATTATCTGCTAAGTACCTATAAATACCCATTAAGTACCCATTAATGTACTTGAAAGGGGTTTCAAATTCCAGTGCTGTAGTGCTATTTTAATTGGTTAAGAATTTGTGCATCATGTTATTTTTTGGTACCCCTCAGGAATTACCAATCGATTAGTGTTCatgaattaattaatattaactctcatggtagagagagagagagacagatcttCAGACAGTGGTGCTATTTTGTGagtttttctctcactctttctgaaACACCGTCTCCGTGCGTCCCTCTCGGCCGACATAATGCAGGCCCGTTCTCATAGCACGACACCGTGTagggagacgtgtgtgtgtggtctgaaaCCCTGGGCCTGCAGCAGCTCCCCACGCGAGGGGCAGGTGGTTCCACACCGTCTGTCTGGCGCAGAGCTGCGCTCCACAACGCGTCGCAGGCCTTCCTCGTGTTTCCTGTTTACAGCTTGGGCTGCGTTTGTGCAGAGGAGTAGGAGGTTATTGACTCCAGATGGGAGAAGCAGCCCGGCCTTAAACGCAGACCCAGCCGTGCGCTACACCACGGCCTGTTCTGACCGCTCGGGTTAAGCCAGAGGCCCGAGTGTCTTTGTCTTGACCAGATGATGCACTGAGATTGTGCAGAGGTCAAAAAATGTCCAGATATGAAGGGAAAAGTTATCTTAGTTTGTCCGAGTTTCTTGGTTTAATGGTTGGACTTGGGTCAGTGCCATTTTAAGATCTATGGCATTGTACTGGAAGGACCTGGCTGTGGGCATGTTGCTCATTTTGAATGCATTGTTGGAGGAACGTCAAATATGTTAGTCATTCACTAAAATAAATCTTTCATGAGAAAACAATTTTCATACCAATATGCCTGCTAACCGGAATTGTAAACATGCACAAATGTGACCTTTTAATGTAGTTTAACGAGGCCACTGATGTGCGAAGGGTGTGAAACTTATGCCAATTATATTTTTACATACTGTTGCAATATGTTTCTGCTCCCACCTTGACAGGTGTCTTTAGTCCAGTGGCTGTGATCCTCCATCCTGACTAAGAAGCAGCGTAACGGCTTTGCATCCTATTAATATTCAACATTGTCCCTTAGGGGTTGCTGTAAATGAAAGGTCTCTTCAGCTATGATGACAGATCAGCACCTCCCACTTCTGGAGGCCACACCCATGCTGGCTGAGGTACCCTTCCTCCCGCCCGTGCTCAATGGGGACGCCATGCAGCAGGTGAGTTCTCCAGAGTGACATGTATCATCTTAACAGCTAGATTCCCCAGCAGGGAGTTCACGTTTTATTTTTAAGCAATGACCTGCTTGAAATACACACTCGGAGAAAGAGTTGCTGACTTTTAAGTCAATCACTATTGCTGATCCAAGCTTAAGGAACTTTAGCCTTGAGATTGCAAAGATTGGAGGTTTGACAGAAGACTTTAAGCTCAAGAATGCCTAGTTATTTTTGCAGTTGAAACAGAGCTAGGCTAAACAATAAGATGATAAAATCCCTGAAAGTCCCATCAAAGGCATAGAAACCGCTAATAGCAACGCAGCCATGACCCAGTGGACGTTGTGATTTGACAGGTTGAAAGAAGGTGCTGTTCAGtataagctagctagctaaaatGGCTCAGTGGGTTTAAGTGGTATGGGTACAGTTATTCATGGCATAAATCTCTTCAGATTTTTTCAGCTTGTGGGAGTTCATacagtgaatgtgtgttttaCGTGTGGGGGATCGGGAAGGCGGATGAATGTGTGGTGTATAATGCACTTGACAGAGATTTCCTGTCACATCATTGGCCTCAGTATTCACCAGGTTCATGAAATGGCACTTTTATCCC
Encoded here:
- the cysltr1 gene encoding cysteinyl leukotriene receptor 1, encoding MDQPNKTMHNCSSIDDFRNQIYSTAYSIITVFGLVGNGFALLVLIRTYRQSSAFHIYMINLAVADLLCVSTLPLRVIYYVRKGQWDLGDFLCRISSYALYVNLYCSIFFMMAMSFTRFLAIVFPVQNLRMATERRACIICVFIWVFICASSSPFLRSGQHMDKNTQKMKCFEPPEETGSIQKLLLLNYVSLVVGFGLPFLVILVCYAGIVWTLLRNRNVLKRQRNTRTRAIRMIVVVMLAFLVSFMPYHVQRTIHLHLKQRGASCEDMNSMQKSVVVTLCLAAANSCFDPILYFFSGENFRNRLSTFRKTSVSLDNAQMSSRPRRLMPDFKEKEECELQNCSEGAKEQIKIKRSH